A single window of Channa argus isolate prfri chromosome 10, Channa argus male v1.0, whole genome shotgun sequence DNA harbors:
- the mid1ip1l gene encoding mid1-interacting protein 1-like yields MMQISSDSASNKHSLINVMHRFIAAANNMDETIMVPSLLRDVPLEEQAASEVETNNNNEPQCHNKQKDMYEHYLLLKSIKNDMEWGLLKREMSSSSGLLDIPVKQEKQQEVTGDPSPDHNSDLERQFHYHLRGLFGVLSKLTLQADHLTNRYKREIGGGNFMR; encoded by the coding sequence ATGATGCAGATCAGCAGCGACTCAGCCAGCAACAAGCACTCTCTCATCAATGTCATGCACCGCTTTATAGCAGCTGCCAACAACATGGACGAAACAATCATGGTGCCCAGCCTGCTGCGTGATGTGCCGCTGGAGGAGCAGGCAGCCAGTGAGGTGGAGACTAACAACAATAACGAACCGCAGTGTCACAACAAGCAGAAGGACATGTACGAGCACTACCTGCTCCTCAAGTCCATAAAGAACGACATGGAGTGGGGTCTGCTGAAGAGGGAGATGAGCAGCAGCTCCGGCCTCCTGGACATTCCCGTGAAGCAGGAGAAGCAGCAGGAGGTCACTGGGGATCCATCCCCAGACCACAACTCTGACCTGGAGCGCCAGTTTCATTATCACCTCAGAGGACTGTTTGGCGTTCTGTCCAAGCTCACGCTGCAAGCAGACCACCTGACCAACAGATACAAGAGAGAAATTGGAGGAGGAAACTTTATGAGATAG